The DNA region AAGTGTTATATGCCTAAACACTTTCACTTACACTACAGATTTTCCAATCTTTAATTTTATAAACTTCACATGCTCTTATACAAAGCAGCCCACATCTTTACTTAAACACAacttgtgctgtgttctctgtttttcctgtttttgttcCGTCTGTGTTTTATGCTGTTATTCAATTTCACTGTCAATGTCTATATCAGCTATTAAGTCTATcatatcatacagtatatggctcgTAACTGACCTCAGTATCTCCAGCTTGCACTGTGGATCTCTtagtcccacacagagcagctccactccttcatcctgcaggtcattgtcattcatgtccagttctctcagatgggaaggtggCCTTTGTAGCATTGATGCTAACAGTTTACCGCTTGCTTTAGTGAGTTGACACTGATTCAGCCTATTTAAAAACAAGtttacatacattacattacatttagcagacacttttgtcatccaaagtgacttatacagtatatgttaacTACACAGAAACAGATGATGAACTAATGACAATCAGTAAGAGTGCAGTAGAGCGCAGCAGCATTTGCTCTTGGACATCTTTTAGAGAGGTAACAGCAATTCAACCTGttaaaaaaacccacacataaAGATAGCTAACGCAGGTGGCCCTTTCAGTGCAGATGCCATTATTTTACAACTTTCTTCAGAGAGACGACGCTGATTTAGCCTGTTTAAAAATGAAGGTTGATTCTGTCCACCTATCTTACTGGTATACAGTACAATTACTTTCATTTATGTTCATACACACTGTTCTGCCTGGGTGTTTGCTGACTGCAGAGAACAGGCCGAAATCTTACAGCATTTATCACTGAGTTTACAACCAGCTACTCTGTAAAACAACAATAATGGACAAAAAAATACAGATATCGTAATTGTCATACAGCATAGAACAAAGGGTTATTCTATGTCACATCATAataccaaccttaatgtctgcagtatACAGTGAGGACTAGACAGTCCTTTAGAGAGAAACTGAACTCCAGGATCTCTCAGGTtattgtcactcaggtccagttctgtcAGGGAGTTTGCTGACTGCAGAACACAGGCCAACATCTCACAGGATGTATCACCGAGTTTCCAACCAGCTAGTCTATTAGACAAACATAATGGTTCATTAAAAATAAATGGTGACATTTTTTATGAATGAATGGTGACATCTTATAGTTTTTATAACTATTGTCTACTGCCAAAACAACCATCCTTTCTACAGTCTCCGAAGTTCCCCCTCCCTGTTTTGATCTTCATGATGTGAGATGGTTTTCTTATTTTTTCTTgagtaaagggccgttcacaccaagaacgataacgataactataaataaatatcgctctcgttaatatgaatgacaacgttcacacataaactataacgataacaacatgaagaacgatatcgttgttgatcactttcagagcgattttgagaacgataaaaagctaacagccaatcagaacccataatattctagccatcacattcattaacatgaggagagacttttcttatcgttggccagtgtggacgcttttatcgttatggttatagttatcgttatcgttcttggtgtgaacggcccttaactcTACTTTCTAGGTTGGTGTGGCCAGGCTAGCAACTAAACCCAGGAATCCAAAAGGAGGTTTTGGTTTATTTTTAGTACATACCGAAGCTCTTTAATCTCACGGTGAGGATCCTTTATAGCAGATAACAGCTCCTGTGCTGATTCCCCAGGTTGATTGTGGCTCACATCCAGGTCTTTCACACAGGGGTTTAACAACAGAATGACAGCCAGACAAAAGAATCCTTTATCTGAGACACCAGCATTAGAGAGTctgaaaaacacatgcacagaaaaaGTGGTGAGAATTCACGGCATCCTTAAGATCAGGCCTGCAACATAGGGGGTTTCCAGGCTTGATCATTTAACAATTCATTGATTCATGACAGATGGGGCAGTGTTGGCATAGTGCCCTGAATAGCACACAACGACAACTTCGGGGTCTAAATTCTCCCTGACGAACAGAATtttgaatcttgaatttccccttggggatcaataaagtatctatctatctatctcaaaGTTATCATTTTTCGGGGGTGGGAGGCTATTTATGCCTTTCATAGACAAGACAGTACAGAGAGTGACAACAAGTAatcgagatagagagagatggggcaggACAGGGAAATGACCTGGGTCAGATTAGAACCCCAGTGTAGATgcaggcccaaaatatccccatGGGGATATCGTTTGCCGACCCTGCTTCCACTTGTGTCAAATTGGTCAAATATGCCAACAAGGACGAGGCGTGTCCTGGGGAGTTTCTTGTTTGTATACTTGCAATATGGATGATATCAGGTGCATAAAATACAATTTTGGATATTttgtgtagcctagcctacttttggAAACGATAGGCTACGACCAAATAGGAGGATCTTTGACAGGAAGTTCCCAACCTAGTGGGTGAGAATTTTCAGATGGAGTTGGCGCCCTATATGGCTCTGGCGGTAGTAACACTCAAATTTCCCTTAATTTGACGTCTCAATAAGGGAGATTTCTGACCAGCTCACACAAGTACATCATTTCTGACAGCACTCTGGATGCAATTATGCTTTTAAATGAAAGTTTgactcgcacacacattcacaaaaacttTTCATTCACAAAAAATGTTGAAAAACAATGCATAGTTAACCTTACAGTAAAGTTATCAATCGCTCGGCTTCGTGTTGTCTCTGCATTTTCGATTGTCCTAATCTCGTCGCTGGACTTTCAGCTTGCTTTGGGATTTATTTCacttttggattttttttattgtagtgCTAAATGCCAAcgttcctaaccctgctcacaagtacCACCTGATGGTTATTTGGGTCATTGCCGCGTCACCAAATAAAATACGCGTGATTCACATGTGAGGTCCCGTGAGAATCACACGTGCAACCGGACAGTTACAAGTGAGACCCACTGTTCTCTTATACAAAGCAGCACACATCTGTATATAAACACAACTAATGCAGTGTTCTCAGTGCCTCTTTCCTGTGTTTGTTCATCTCTGTTTTATACTGCCATTGAATTTAATCTTTTATCATCTTCTATCGTATACAGTATGGCTCATAACTGACCTCAGCATCTCCAACTTGCACTGTGGATCTCTTAGTCCTtcacagagcagctccactccttcatcctgcaggtcattgccactcatgtccagctctctcagatgggaaggtgtcCTTTGTAGCACCGATGCCATGTTTTTACAGCTTGTTTTAGAGAGGTGGCACTGATTCAGCCTATTTAAAACAGTTGACATACACATTTGATAGTCTTCAGCAGTTCCATTTACACATGTATACACTTTTTCACATAATTCTTCTGTCTCCTCTTGTTTGAACCAGTATGATCATCATGATGTCAGGACTTACATGTACAATCATTCATTCAGCAAaaacttttatccaaagtgacttactaAATTAATTTAAAGGCCTTAGACACAACAGTGGaggccgggaattgaaccccaaacttttcaggctactgcatgctagcccagctccttatccactctGCCCTCCATGCAGCTAAAAGCACCTACATTCATGCAAGAGTGTCTGTTTTcttctactacacactgttaCGCATTTATTAAACATTTGTAAACTAATTTTAAATGTTGAGTTCTTTGTTTGTAAAGCATTATTCTTATGTTAATtctcatctgtaaatcatgtgtacagtacacacagttcTGAATGGTTTGCAGTAAACACGTGTATCTATATTATATTACTAAATTGATTGTTGTAATAGCATAGGCAGaggtagtggttaaggagcagggctaCCATGCTATAACCCAAAACGATAGGGTTCAATCCCTGTGTTAAGGGTAGATGTGTTGAGACGGGTTTGAGCAAAAGGTGGAATACTCTCAGGAGGACTCAGGAGGATTTGGATGAAGATTGGGTTGTTTTATTTTCCCAAAATAAGGCCCGTGGGCTATAAAAtagtcaataataataacaaaatcaaTGATGATAAaggtaaataaaagaaaagaaaaactgtttcaataaagaaaataaatagacaTAATAGTCAAAAAATGTAAGTGCAAATTTGTCTAGACAATAATCTGAAATGACTTCTCACTAGTCAATACAACCGTCATGAGAGCTGCAAGACACACGTCTCTCCATAGACTGCTCTCACGAACCTCTAAACAGGTTGGCTTAAATCAGGCACAAGTGTCCCCCTACAATTGGGTCAAACCATTGTTCACAATAACACAGGGGGTACTCAGGTGTGATAACAATAAGTAAGCTAAAACAGCTAAGAAAACACACTACAACCAGCAGAATACAAGCACAACAATATTTTAACAACGCTACCTTAAGAAGGCATAGCCAACATACACATTCAGCCTATAAATATTAACTTCACAAAACCCGGGTTCATTTCCGGTGAACCCGGAAGTCGCAACACTGAAAAGACGGAATTCAAACCAGGAAATCCCTTTCACAAACAATCTGACGACGAGACGCTGAACGCCGGTGAGACAAACGTTATGCTCTTTCACTTACCCAACTACACGTTTTTGAACTTAAATAAACAACATTGATGTGacaaaacatgtttgatgagTGCTTATTGTAACGGAAAAGACAATGAACATAAGTGAGTGATAACGTGATGTTAATGTATTGATGGTGAACGTGATTCTAAACGGTAAAGAGTTGAAATGGTTAATAGTAGGTTAAGCCCGGCCAATTCACCGTTGTGTTTAGACTAGTCAACAAAACAGCAACGGGAATTACAGAGATTGTGTGATGAATGACATGGTAATTAAATAGCAGTAAACAGAGtgacaaacatacaacaaacaTAAACGGACGTTAGCGCTCAGTCTTTACGAGTAAGCAGCATTGCTGCGGTGACGGTAGCTATGCGCCCcgtcacacacccccccccttaAGAGGGAGCGTCCATATCATGACGCGAGAGAAAGAGCTATGGATAATCACAACATTAATGTAGGCCCCGGCGTAGTCCTCTCCGCCCTTCAGGACCTCATCCAGAAGTCGCTGACAGAATGCTGCGGCGTCATGGAGTCCAAATGGCATAACCTGGAACTGGTAAAGGCCTAGGCGCTCCACCATATCGTCCGTGCGGGGCATGGGATAGGAGTCAACTGCCGAGATGCCGTTCAATCTCGAAAAGACAACACAGAAGTGGAGCCCTCCATCCTTCTTCCGAACAAGGATGACCGGACTGCACCCCTCACTGTGCGAAGGCTCTATTACCCCCATCACCAACAAGGCCTGCACCTCTTGCTTCAGTGTGTTGATCAGGCGCACTGGAGCTCTGGTACTGGTATGTTGGATGGGGCCTGGAGACGTGAGCTGGACGACAAGGGTGATGTTTGCGCGCCCCGGCTGGTCTCGAAACAGGCCTCTGGGGATGACGCTCAGTAGATCCTCCTGCTGTAGACAGGTCAGGTGGGAGACAGACGGGCAGAGGGACTCACCGCCAGCAGTAGGAAGATACTGCTCAGCCagttcctcctcctgttccaccGTCTGTGCCCACAACTGGTTCTGGACGGAAGGTGGATGGTCCATCCACTGTTTCAGCAGAATAACATGAAAGAGCTGTTTTGGGCGTCGCCTGGCTGGCATGGCAATTTCATAAGTCACTTCACTGGCCTTGTGAAGCACCTCATAAGGGCCTTGCCATTTTGCCATTGTCCTTACGATGCGCACAACGCGATCCATGCGGTCTTCCACTATTGGAGTAGGTAGTCTGGAGCCTGCAGAACCTGCCCTTGCTCCTAGGTCTTTCGACGGGCCTCCTCCAGAAGGCGCTGaatctcctctcctatccaTACTCACTGAGAGCTGCTCGTGGCCACTGGTTTCCCTTTTTCGCTGCCACCAAATGTTAAGGGTAGATGTGTTGAGACGGGTTTGAGCAAAAGGTGGAATACTCTCAGGAGGACTCAGGAGGATTTGGATGAAGATTGGGTTGTTTTATTTTCCCAAAATAAGGCCCGTGGGCTATAAAAtagtcaataataataacaaaatcaaTGATGATAAaggtaaataaaagaaaagaaaaactgtttcaataaagaaaataaatagacaTAATAGTCAAAAAATGTAAGTGCAAATTTGTCTAGACAATAATCTGAAATGACTTCTCACTAGTCAATACAACCGTCATGAGAGCTGCAAGACACACGTCTCTCCATAGACTGCTCTCACGAACCTCTAAACAGGTTGGCTTAAATCAGGCACAAGTGTCCCCCTACAATTGGGTCAAACCATTGTTCACAATAACACAGGGGGTACTCAGGTGTGATAACAATAAGTAAGCTAAAACAGCTAAGAAAACACACTACAACCAGCAGAATACAAGCACAACAATATTTTAACAACGCTACCTTAAGAAGGCATAGCCAACATACACATTCAGCCTATAAATATTAACTTCACAAAACCCGGGTTCATTTCCGGTGAACCCGGAAGTCGCAACACTGAAAAGACGGAATTCAAACCAGGAAATCCCTTTCACAAACAATCTGACGACGAGACGCTGAACGCCGGTGAGACAAACGTTATGCTCTTTCACTTACCCAACTACACGTTTTTGAACTTAAATAAACAACATTGATGTGacaaaacatgtttgatgagTGCTTATTGTAACGGAAAAGACAATGAACATAAGTGAGTGATAACGTGATGTTAATGTATTGATGGTGAACGTGATTCTAAACGGTAAAGAGTTGAAATGGTTAATAGTAGGTTAAGCCCGGCCAATTCACCGTTGTGTTTAGACTAGTCAACAAAACAGCAACGGGAATTACAGAGATTGTGTGATGAATGACATGGTAATTAAATAGCAGTAAACAGAGtgacaaacatacaacaaacaTAAACGGACGTTAGCGCTCAGTCTTTACGAGTAAGCAGCATTGCTGCGGTGACGGTAGCTATGCGCCCCGTCACACCCTGGCTTCCACTATTGTGCCCTTGTACTTTAAGTCCTTTTACATGTGTAAATCcttttggatgaaagtgtctgctaaatgaataaatacaaatataacCTTTATAATTCATTTGTAAACACGTTGCAAGGCATAACGTCACAcaaaatatcattaactaaccacttgcaactcctgagttaatcatgataatcataatgatcaTAAATCATTATAACTATGACTTTCATAAGGTGTTACCTAAACACTTTCACTTACGCAAGAGAACTTAACATGCTCTTGTACAAATGAGCCCACATCTTTACACCAACACAacttgttgtgctgtgttctctgtttctctttccggTTTTGTTCCATCTGTGTTTTATAGCGCTATTGAATTTCACCTATTACGTATCAGTTATTGTGTCTATTATATCATATCTGGCTCGTAACTGACCTCAGTATCTCCAGCTTGCACTGTGGATCTCTtagtcccacacagagcagctccactccttcatcctgcaggtcattgccactcatgtccagctctctcagatgggaaggttTCCTTTGTAGCACTGATGCCATGTGTTTACAGCTCGTTTTAGAGAGGTGACACTGATTCAGCCTATTCAAAACAAACAGTTGACATACGCATTTGATAGTATTCAGCAGTTCCATTTAAACATTTACAGTAGAGACCTTTTCACATAATTATTGTCTCCTGTCGGTTGAACCTGTTTGATCATCATGCTGCGCTTGAATCTAAAGTGTTGTTAACACAGGTTACAAAAATACCTACGATCTATCACCTCAACCTTTTCACAAAAACAGATGATGAACTGACCGAAATAGGCCGAAATCTTACAGCATTTATCATTGAGTGTACAACCAGCTAGTATGTAAAACAACAATAATGGACAGAGAAATACAGATAACTTAATTGTCATACAGCATAAAGCAAAGGGTAATTCCATATCACATCATCataccaaccttaatgtctgcagtatACAGTGAGGACTAGACAATCCTTTAGAGAGAaactgaactccagaatctctcAGGTtattgtcactcaggtccagttctgtcAGGGAGTTTGCTGACTGCAGAACACAGGCCAACATCTCACAGGACTTGTCACCAAGTTTCCAACCAGCTAGTCTATAAGACAAACATAATGGTTTATTCAAAATGAATCACCCTTTCATTATGAGTCTTTCATTTTAAGAAATATGAGATTGAATTCTTGACCTGATAttgaatatttttttataaCTGTCAATTGTCCACTGCCAAAACAACTATCCTTCCTATAGTCTCTGCAGTTCCTCCTCCCTGTCTTGATTTTCATACAACTGGGCACATGTGAGATGGTTTCTTACTTTCTGTTGAGtaactctttctctcattttggGAATGTTAACATTTTGGGAAAGTTAAACCACTTGAGATACAAATATAAAAACAATCCATGGCTGAACTTTAAATCAGATTTTAATAGAGTGGAGTAGAAGTGTTAATTCCAATCAAGTTGTATGTGGAAATTTAAACCAAGACTAAATGGTTGTTTTTTAATAAGGTAAATAaggttttattattatattatattatcatTCAGACATATCCCACCATCAGACTGCAAGGCTGTAAAGGGACACATTCATTAGCTTTAGAGGCCCAGGCGATTTGGGAGAGTTGTAGCCCTTATGCTTCCCCCTTTGTCATTGTATGGAAAACaataaggtaaggtaaggtaggtaaggtacttttatttatatagcgcatttaacgtgcagtgagtgcaacccaaagcgctttacagaacacagagacagtgccgaaacggagtggcgtagtcgccagcgtacccatgacaacacaacaaacaaaacaaattcacaaaataacaagacaagatGCCGGatggagtggcgtaatcgccagcgtacccgtgacaccaagacatactcATACAAGACATATaaacaaatgttaaataaataataaaacaaacaaaaaaaaacagaaaagtccacatCAACCTAGTCCAACCGACTGCACTCAAGTCAGACGGCTGAGAGAAGTCCCAGGGCGATGAAGACGCACAGCCTATAAGATAATAAGATGACAGTCTCTGCGTTATGATCACCAACGGAGCCAGTTGGTTCTCAACACTTGATCTGGCAAGCAGTTGCAACCAGGTGCCTGTGGCTGAAAAGAATAGGATGAAGACTGCCTTTTGTACTcctttttggcctttttgaaTTCAATCGAAAGCCATTTGGTCTGTGCAATGCGCCTAGTACGTTTCAGCGTCTGATGGAGTGCCTTTCCCAATAGGCTAAATGATTAGCCTAATAACATTTCCCAGTCTCCCTCTGGGTGGCGTAGTTGAGTTCCTTTATGTAACCTCAGGTTGTTATGGGCCCTGGTGACACTAAAAtatgaaaaatgtttttaacatttttgcatttttgtttgtctatgtgaGGCGCTTTGAGCCATTATTGTTTGTTACCTGTCTAAATATCTGTGTACAGGTAGCTTACACTGGTGAATCACGccatattgtttttatttattgtgaATTATTtgttaaattaaaataaaaaacaagaaTATAACATGTAAACAAATTATTTACATGTTATAAGGGGTTATTTGCAATAAGATACCCCTGCCTTGCCTACAGACTACAGGTAAAACTTgacagtgttgttttgtttagccTATAAGATAAGATTGATAAGATTTACATTTTTCTACCCTCAGTAAATGTCATGTTTAGGATATACTATAACAGCTGTGGTCTTTAAATTATTCAAAGTTTATGATGACTCAGAACTTGAATATTCCATAATCCAAAAGAAAATGTTGATGGCAGGTTTCACAGCATCTAAGAAAGTTGTTTTACAGTTATGGATCAACCCTTGTATACCATTTAAACGTTTTTGGATAAGCTATTTTGATAACATTGTAAATTTAGAATATCATACTGCCCGGTTGAACAAGGCCCAGGTGTCCACCCTGCAAAAATGGGAGGCATTAATATGCAGGGTCCAAGATCTCATGCCCCTTGTGCAAAGAGTTgcctttacagtatgtgtgaaataCATATTGCTGTTGAGTGCTTTTTTCTCTGTAAAAATGTAATGATCTtgtattttctattttctaCTTATTTTTATTTCCACTCTTTTACCATGTGTATGGTTTACTATCTAGCTTTCATGTAACcatcttgccccccccccccccccccattcattCTCCTTTCtttagt from Sardina pilchardus chromosome 1, fSarPil1.1, whole genome shotgun sequence includes:
- the LOC134077521 gene encoding ribonuclease inhibitor-like — protein: MLNARVKDLDVSRNQPGESAQELLSATLKDRHREITELRLAGWKLGDKSCEMLACVLQSANSLTELDLSDNNLRDSGVQFLSKGLSSPHCILQTLRLNQCHLSKTSCKHMASVLQRKPSHLRELDMSGNDLQDEGVELLCVGLRDPQCKLEILRLNQCHLSKTSCKNMASVLQRTPSHLRELDMSGNDLQDEGVELLCEGLRDPQCKLEMLRLSNAGVSDKGFFCLAVILLLNPCVKDLDVSHNQPGESAQELLSAIKDPHREIKELRLAGWKLGDTSCEMLACVLQSANSLTELDLSDNNLRDPGVQFLSKGLSSPHCILQTLRVAGCKLSDKCCKISACSLQSANTQAEQCV